The nucleotide sequence GTTGGCTGGAGGTGTATGGCAGCAAACTGAAAATGCCGCTCTGGGAAATTCTGTATAACCACAGAGGGGTAGAATAGGAGGATAGGCATGGAAAAAATCGTTTTTTGGAAAGACCGGGAGCGAGGGACCATTGAGCCTTCCTTGTTTTCTAAAACCGCGGAAGAGCTGGCGAAAGAGCTGGCAAAAGATCACCAATCA is from Deltaproteobacteria bacterium and encodes:
- a CDS encoding type III-A CRISPR-associated protein Csm2, with product MEKIVFWKDRERGTIEPSLFSKTAEELAKELAKDHQS